A segment of the Desulfofundulus kuznetsovii DSM 6115 genome:
AAAATTAAAAAAATCGGCCTGGACGTAATCCTGATCGATTTGCGGGATGTTACCGACATACGGCCTGAAGGTGGTTTTCCGGGCAACGGGAAAGAACGATATTTCTAAGAGGAACTTCGAAACTATCCGTTTCCGGTCCGGGTGGTAATCGTCCCCGACTAAAAAAGTCGGACAAGCATTACCGCAGCGGAAAAATGTGAAAAGGGTACCTCTGGTAGACCAAGAAGGAGGAAATCATTTGTGGTTTCACGAGGGGTACCCTTTTCACGTTTTAGTTTTACCCCCTATATATAGTATAATATCCTCACCAGCTGTACTATATATGTGAAGAAATTTATCCCCGGGCCCGTGATGGAAAAGAGTGGTGAAACAGCGTGCGCTGTCCCTTCTGCGGTTTTTCGGAAAGCCGGGTGCTGGATTCCCGCTCGGCGGAGGACGGTTATTCCATCCGCCGCCGGAGGGAATGCGCGGGATGCGCCCGGCGGTTTACCACCTACGAGCGGGTGGATGAGCTTCCCCTGGTGGTGGTAAAAAAGGACGGCCGGCGGGAGGTTTTTAATCGCAATAAGCTCCTGGCCGGGCTGGTGAAGGCCTGTCAAAAGCGCCCAGTATCCATGGCCGCCCTGGAGGCCCTGGTGGACGAGGTGGAGCGCACATTGCGCAGCACGGCGGAGCTGGAGGTTTCCAGCCGGCAAATCGGCGAAATGATTATGGAACGGCTGCGTGTGCTTGATGAAGTGGCTTATGTACGCTTTGCCTCGGTTTACCGGGAGTTCCGGGATGTACAGGAATTTTTGCAGGAAATCCGGCGCTTATCCGAAACGCCGTAAAAGTTTAGCTTAAATTGTAGCAGCTGGAATTGTAAGTCAGATCTTTTGCATAACAAAGGCAGGAACGCTGGATATTTATCCAGACCTTGGTTAGAGGAGGAAACGAATTTGTTCAAAGTTATCCGCAAGCGGGATGGGCGGGAAGTGCCCTTCGATGAGACCAAAATTACCGATGCCATCTTTAAGGCCGCCCGGGCGGTAGGGGGTGAGGACCGCCAGACGGCCATGGAGCTCACCATCGAGGTCCTCAAGATGCTCAAAAAGAAATACAACGGCCAGGTCTTCGGCGTGGAAGATGTTCAGGACGTGGTGGAAAAGGTGCTCATTGAAGCCGGTCACGCCCGCACGGCCAAGGCCTACATCCTCTACCGGGACAAGCGAACCCGCATCCGGGAAGCCAAGGGTGATTTAATGGATGCGGTGGAGGAAATCCTGGCGGAAACCAACCGGGAAAATGCCAATGTGGGCAATTCCCCTTCGGCCAAAATGTTGCAGATTGCCAGCGCAGCCAGCAAGAAATATTATCTCACCCGCCTTCTGGACGAGGATTTTTCCAATGCCCATATGCGGGGAGACATCCACATTCACGATCTTGACTGGTACGCCAAAACCTTGAACTGCCTGCAGCTGCCCCTGGACAGGCTCTTGACCGAAGGCTTTAATACCGGTCACGGGTACATCCGGCCCCCGAAACGGCCAACCTCGGCTACGGCCCTGGCGGCAATCATTTTGCAGAGTTCACAAAACGATATGTTCGGCGGGCAGTCCTTCCCCTTCTTTGACCGGCAAATGGCTCCCTTTGTGGAAGATGCCGATGAAAACGAGACATTCCAGGCCATGGAAGCCCTGGTGTACAACCTCAACTCCATGCACTCCCGGGCGGGGAGCCAGGTGCCGTTTTCCAGCATCAACCTGGGCACCGATATTTCCGAGGCCGGGCGCAAGGTAACCCGCAACCTGCTTTTAGCCTATGAGGCCGGGCTGGGGAGGGGGGAAAACCCCATTTTCCCCAATATCATTTTCCGTATACAGAAAGGGGTCAACTTTGAACCCGGGGACCCGAACTATGATTTGTTCCAGCTAGCCATTCGGGTAGCCAGCAAACGGTTGAATCCTTCCTTTGCCTTTATGGATTCTTCTTTCAACCGTCCTTACGGGGATCAGGTGGCCTATATGGGCTGCCGCAGCCGGGTGATGGCCAACAGGCGGGGTCCGGAGGTCACGCCGGGTAGGGGGAACCTGTCCTTCACCACCATCAACCTGCCCCGGCTGGGCATAAAGGCCGAGCGAAATCTCAAGCGGTTCTATGGGCTTTTGTCGGAGGTTATGGACCTGGCCATCAGGCAGCTTTACCATCGCTTCCGGGTGCAGGCCAGGCTCAAGGTCAAGGACATGCCCTTTGTCATGGGGCAGGGTATTTACCTGGGTTCGGAAGGGCTGAAGGAGGACGATTGTATCGAACCGGCCATTGTCAACGGCACCCTGGCCGTGGGCTTTATCGGCCTGGCCGAAGCCCTGGTGGCTTTAACCGGGCGGCATCACGGCCAGAGCGAGGAATCCCAGGCCCTCGGCCAGGAGATTGTGGCCTTTATGCGCCGGCGTATTGATGAGGCCTGTGAGGAATATGACCTGAACTATACCCTGCTGGCCACACCGGCCGAGGGGCTTTCCGGGCGGTTTGTGCACATAGACCGGCGGGAGTTCGGCATTATTCCCGGCGTGACGGACCGGGAATATTACACCAACTCTTTCCATATACCGGTGTACTATCCCATCAGCAGCTTTGAGAAAATCAGCCTGGAAGGACCCTACCATAAATACTGTAATGCCGGACACATCAGCTATGTGGAAATGGCCTCGCCACCGGTACACAACCTTGAGGCGGTGGAAGCCATTATCCGCCACATGGCGGCCAGCGACATGGGTTATGCGGCCATTAACTTCCCGGTGGATTTCTGTACCAGCTGCAACTTAATGGGTGTAATCAACGAAAACAATTGCCCCCGCTGCGGGTCGGCAGCCATCCGGCGGGTGCGGCGGATTACCGGTTACCTTTCCACCGTGGACCGCTTCAACGACAGCAAGGTGGCGGAATTAAACGACCGTTTGCCCCACAGCTTGAGTTAGATGCTTTAGCGAGGAGAGGTACTCATGCAGCTACGTGTAGCCGGGATAATTAAGGAAAGTGTGGTGGACGGGCCTGGCCTGCGGCTGGTGGTTTTTGCCCAGGGTTGCCCCCGTCGCTGTCCCGGCTGCCATAATCCCCATACCTGGGATCCGGCCGGGGGCACTTTGGTTGAGGTGGAAGAAGTTCTGGCCATGGTCAGGAAAAATCCCCTTTTAAAAGGGATAACCCTTTCCGGGGGCGAGCCCTTTGCCCAGGCCGGCGCCCTGGCCTATCTGGCCCGGCAGGTTCGCGCCCTGGGCCGGGATGTGATTACTTATACGGGCTATACCTGGGAGGAACTCCTTGAGCTCGCCAGAAGGGATGGGGCGGTAAAAGAGCTTCTGGAGCTTTCCGATTATATTGTGGACGGTCCCTATATCCAGGAAAAAAGGGACCCGGAACTGCCCTTCCGTGGTTCCAGCAACCAGCGCATTATCGATGTACCCGCCTCCCTTGCCTGCGGCCGGGTGGTCATCGCTTCGTGGGGCGGGTAATGAAACAGGAACAAGGCAAGTACATGATGGTGGTACTTGCCTTATTTCATTGCGTTGTCAATGGCTTGGGGCCCTGATGAACCTTCTGCCCCCTGGGAGCATATAATGAAACAATCACACCCATTGCTACCGGGGAGAGGGTTTGTTATGCTTACCTATACGGTGCAGCCGGGGGACACACTTTCATCAATTGCCCAGCGTTTTAACACCACCGTGGAGAAGCTGGTGGCCTTGAATAATATTTCCGATCCCGATCATATCGACGTGGGGATGGTTTTAACCATTGAGGCGGACGGAGACGGTGGTGCCGGGGGAGACCCGGTTGCCGCCCGTGTTGTTGATGGACTTTTGTATGTTTTATCTACAGATCGCCGGACTTACCGCCAGGGGGAACCGGTACGTTTAACCTTAATTAAAGTAAACATCCAGGATAGCCCTATCACCATGACCTATGCCACGGGCCAGCGTTTCGACTTTGCCGCCCTGCGGGAGGGCCGGGAAGTGTGGCGCTGGTCCTTTGGGAGGAGCTTTCCCCAAGTTGCCGGCCAGGTAACGCTTCAACCGGGGGAAAGCCAGACCTTCAGGGCGACCTGGGACCAGCGGAACAACGCAGGTAATCTGGTGGCACCCGGCAATTTCACCATCCGGGGCTTCAACGTGGCCCGGGGGCTGGCCCAGCGTTTTGTTTCCATACCCATAAGTGTTGCGCCCGCGGTGGTGCCAACGCCGCCCCCGCCAACTGGCGTGTGCCCTACCGGTAATTTGTTACGGGATCCAGGTTTAGAGGAATGGCGGGATGTGAATACGCCTGTCTTGTGGAATGGAACCAACATTTTCCGCACCCCGTTAAACTGCGGGGGACGCTTTGCCGCCGGTATGGGGGCTGTGCCCAACCGCCAGGCCACCCTTACCCAGTCGGTGGCGGGCCTGCCCGGCCGGTTGTATCAACTGAGCTTTTCCGCCCGGGAAATTCCCGGGCGGCCTCCCCGGGGGAACTTCTCCCTGGAAGCGGCGGTGTTTTTCTACGATGCCCAGGGGCGCCTGATCAGCAGGGCGGACCCCGTTTTCAGTGAAACCAGCATCCCGGAATCCTGCCGGCGTTTTTCCCTTACCACCGGTCTTTCTCCGGCACGTACGGGCCGGGTGGAGGTGCGGTTCATTTTTACTCCGGCAGCCGGCAACAATAACCCTGTGGCCGTTGATGAGGTGGATTTGCGCTGCATCTAATTCCGGCCACATCCCATATAGCGAAAAAAGGGGGCTTTGAACCCCCTTTTTCAATGCCCGCAGGTGGCGCAGCTTCCCCCGGCGCAACCGCCACAGCTGCTGCCACCACTGCTGCTACCGCCGGCATCCCGGTTGCCCAGGGAGGCAAAGCTGCTCATCACCCGGTTTGCGCCGGTGGCCTGGCATGCCGGGCATACCTGATGCTCACCACTTTCTCCCAGCGAGCATAATTTTTCAAAGCGGTGACCGCAGGTGTTGCAGCGAAATTCATAAATAGGCATTCCGTAACACCCCTTTCCCCATTCACAGCCGGGACTTCCCGGCTATTTTTAGCTTACGCCGCGGACCGGCACCTGTCAAGGAAGACCTTTTTCACTGTGTTAGAAGGGATTGTCCTCGTTGAAAGGGAATTAATAAAAAACTGACTTAAGCAGTTAGGAGGAGTTGCATGCGCGTTCGTTTTCTCGGAGCTGCCCAAACGGTCACGGGCTCCTGCTTTCTTTTAGAAGTGGGAGCCAACCGGCTGATGGTGGATTGCGGCATGTTTCAAGGGCCCCGGACTTTAAGGGAGCGCAACTACCGGCCTTTCCCTGTATCACCCCTTAGCGTGGATTACGTTTTGCTCACCCACGCCCATATAGATCACAGCGGCTTAATTCCCAAGCTGGTGAAACATGGTTTTCGGGGCAAGGTGCTGGCCACCCCGGCTACCATTGATCTGTGTGCAGTCATGTTGCCCGACAGCGGGCACATCCAGGAAATGGAGGTAGAAAGGCTTAACCGCAAGGCCGCCCGGGCCGGCCGCCCGCTCATAGAACCAATTTATAACGTTGAGGACGCCCACCGGGCCATGAATTTTTTTCAACCAGTCGATTACGGCCAGACGGTGAATCTTACCAAAGAGATCAGCGTACGCTTTTTGGAAGCGGGACACATCCTTGGTTCGGCCATGGTAGAACTTACGGTCAGGGAGGGGCGACAAGAAACCAAACTTCTTTTTACCGGGGATTTAGGGAAAAAGAACAAGCCCTTCCTTAAAGACCCCTCGTTTATTGACCATGCCGATTATGTATTCATCGAATCCACCTATGGTGACCGCCTGCACCCGGATCAGGGGGATCATGTAAATCTGCTCCACGATATTATCTGGGAGACCTATCGTAAAGGCGGCAATTTAATTATTCCCGCTTTTGCCGTGGAACGCACCCAGGATTTGCTTTATGATCTCAATCTCCTGATTGTCAACAACCGCTTCCCGCCCATGAAGGTTTATATTGACAGCCCCATGGCCGTGGCGGCCACGGAAGTTTTTAAAAAATATACACCTTATTTTGACCAGGAGACCCGGGAGCTTATAGCCCAAGGGAAGGACCCCCTGAACATGACCGCCCTTGAGTTTACCCGCACCACCGAAGAATCCATGGCTTTAAATAAAATTAAAAGCGGGGCCATCATCATAGCGGCCAGCGGTATGTGCGAGGCCGGCCGGATCAAGCACCACCTGCGCCATAACCTGTGGCGTCCCGAATGCACCGTTCTTTTTGTTGGTTACCAGGCTCCTGGAACCAAGGGCCGTAAGATAAAAGACGGGGCAAAATACGTGCGCATTCACGGGGAAGAAGTGGCCGTACGGGCTACCATTAAAAGTATCGATAGTTTTTCTGCCCATGCGGATAAAGAAGAATTGCTGGAATGGTTGGGACACTTACAAAAACCCCCTACCAGGGTTTTCCTGGTGCACGGGGAACCTTCTTCCATGAATGTTCTGGCGCAGGATATTGCCCGTCGTTACGGTTATTCCGTGCACGTTCCCGTGCTTGAGGAAGAAGTGCAGCTTACCCCGGCTTTGCCGCTTGGCGAGGAGGAGTTGCGCCGGGCATATGACGCAGTGGCGAGCCGTTTACAGGATGTGCTGGCCAGTGGCCTGGGCAGGGGACATTACCAGGAGATTATGGAACAGCTGGACCATTTGAACGCCCTGCTGGCATCCATTCAAAAGCAGGCCAGTTAATTACATTGCCTGAAACAAGGCGTACCGGTATAATTATGGTGTAATCGGGAATTTTCCCGGTTTTTTGGGAGGGACTGATTTCCGTGCCCGGCTACCTGTGGAGAGAAGAAGGGACGGTTAAGTGGCTGCTCTGGGAAGCCTTCCTGGACACCGGTTTGGTGAGCCATGGCTTTACCACCCGCCATGGCGGTGTCAGTACCGGGGAGTTCGCCACTTTAAATATGGCCTTTCACGTGGGTGATGACCCTGGTCATGTGCTGATCAACCGGGATCGGGCCTGCCGGGCTTTGGAAATGAACCCCGCACACCTGGTGGCCGGCCAGCAGGTCCACGGGGACCGGGTGGCGGTGGTCGGGAAGGTTCACCGCGGCCGGGGGGCCCGGTCAACGGAAGATGCCCTGCCCGCCACTGATGCCCTGATTACCGGGGAACTCCTGGTACCCCTGTCCAGTTATTATGCCGATTGCGTGCCGGTTTTCCTTCTGGATCCGGTTCGGCGGGTGGTGGGTCTGGCCCATGCGGGCTGGAGGGGGACGTACCTTGACATTGCGGCCAAAACGGTGGAGGCCATGGGCCGTTTCTTTGGCAGCCGGCCCGGGGATTGCCTGGCGGGCATTGGCCCCTCCATTGGACCCTGTTGCTATGAAGTGGATGCGCCCCTGGTTGACCTGTTTAAAGAACATTTTCCCTTCTGGCAGGATCTTTTAGTTCCCAATCCGTCTGGCAAGTGGCAGCTCGACCTTTGGGAGGCCAACCGGCGCGTTCTCCTGGAAGCCGGCCTTGTACCGGAAAACATTTTTACAGCCGGTGTTTGCACCTGTTGCCGGCAGGACCTCTTTTTTTCCTACCGGGGGAGTGGCGGCCGTACCGGGAGGATGGCGGCCCTGATCATGTTAACTTAACCCGCCGCTTAAAGGAGGCGACTATATGGCTAAAATCCTGGTTGTGGATGATGAAGAGCATATTGTGGAGTTGATCCGCTTTAACCTGGAAAAGGAAGGTTACCAGGTAATAGCCGCCACGGACGGGAATACCGCCATCGAAATGGCACGCTCCCAGCGGCCCGATCTCATCCTCCTTGATGTGATGTTGCCGGGACAGGATGGCCTGGCGGTCTGTCGCACCCTGCAGCAGGAGGCCGAAACCCGGCATATTCCGGTAATCATGATCAGTGCCCGGGGGGAGGAACTGGATAAGGTACTGGGTCTGGAAATGGGAGCCGACGACTACGTCACCAAGCCTTTCAGCCCGCGGGAGCTGGTGGCCCGGGTCAAAGCCCGGTTGCGCCGGGCGCCTGGGGAAGGCGAAGGCAGGGGTGTTCGCCCTCCGGGGGGAAGACTGGTCCGCGGGCGGCTGGTAATTGACCCGGATCGTTTCCTGGTTACCGTGGACGGCGTTAAACAGGACCTAACTCCGAAGGAATTCGAGTTACTGCGTTTTCTGGCCAGTGAGCCGGGAAAAGTTTTTTCCCGTGAATACCTGCTGGAACAGATCTGGGGTTACGATTATGCCGGGGACTCCCGGACGGTGGATGTGCATATACGCCATATCCGTCAAAAGCTGGAACAGGTGCCCAACGCGCCCCAGTATATTGAAACGGTGCGTGGGGTGGGTTATCGCTTCCGGGAGGTGCCTTAGAGGGTGAAGCTTAACTTCCTGCGGGGTATTTCCTGGCGGCCGGTGGTCAGTTATTTTTTCCTGATGGCCATCTTTTTTGCCCTTTTGCAGCTTTATGCCGCTAAAAAACTGAGCGTATTAGGAGCTTTATTTATTATCCTGCCCCTATCGGTATTACTGGCCTGGCTTTTATACCAGAGGGTCATCGGTCCGTTAAATGAAATCATTGCCGCGGCCAGGGATATGGCCCGGGGCAACCTGGGCCGGGAACTGCATATTTATACCCAGGATGAAATAGGGGAACTGGCCCGCAGCATTAATGACATGGCCCGTCAACTGCGGAACACTATTGACATGATTACCGATGAAAGGAACCGGGCCCGCGCCATTCTGGACAGCATGGCCGACGGGGTAATTGCCCTGGATCGGGAGGGTCGCGTGCTGCTCATAAACCCGGTGGTAGAGGAAATATTTGACTTAAGGCAGGAAACCTGCCTGGGGAAAAAAATCCTGGGAGTTATCCGCAACTATGACGTTGAGCGCCTCCTGCGCAAGGCTCTGGAGACACAAAAACCCACCAGCGAGGAAGTAAAAATTTTCGGGGCCGGCTCCGACCCTCGTATTTTCCGCCTCCATGCCACCCCTTTAAAAGGCTCCAACCGGGAAACCGGGGGGGTAGTGGTGGTCCTGCGGGATATTACCGAACGCAAAAAACTGGAACAGATGCGTACGGAGTTTGTGGCCAATGTTTCCCATGAACTGCGTACTCCATTAACTTCCATCAAGGGTTTTTTGGAAACCCTTCTGGACGGGGCTATGAATGATCCCAAAACTTCCCGCCAGTTTCTGGAAATAATGAGTCAGGAAACCGAACGCCTGACCCGTCTGGTGGACGATCTGCTGGATCTCTCCAAGATTGAGGAACGACGGGTGGTGCACCGCTGGCAACCGGTGAATTTGGTGGACATTATCAACCGCGTGGCTTCCCTGTTCCGGCCGCAGGCAAAGGAAAAAGCACTCACCCTTTCCCTGGAAGTGCCCCGGGATCTGCCCAGCGTGTATGGTGATCCCGATATGCTTGCCCAGGTGTTGATTAATTTGCTGGACAACGCCATTAAATATACCCCGCCCCGGGGCAGCGTAACCATCCGGGCCATGGTCCTGGAGGATCAGTTGAGGGTAGAGGTGGAAGATACCGGCATTGGCATTCCTGCCGAAAGCCTGCCCCGTATATTTGAGCGTTTCTACCGTGTGGATAAGGCCCGTTCCCGGGAACTGGGGGGTTTTGGTATCGGCCTGGCCATTGTGAAACATATTATTCGCGCTCATGGCGGCAAGATTGAGGTGGAAAGTACACCCGGCAAGGGAAGTTTGTTCTACTTTACCCTGCCCCTGGCTGAACCGGCATCCCGTTAATCAAAAATAGCCTTTGGTAAACCATAATTAACATTCCTTTGGTAAAACGGGCCACAATGACAAAAAAAGAGTTGACTTGGGGGGTGCCCGATGGAAGAACACGTGAAGATTGCCGTTAAAGATTTAAACCTTTATTATAAAGATTTTCACGCCCTTAAAGATATCAATTTAGATATAAAGGCCAATAAAATCACTGCTCTTATTGGTCCTTCCGGTTGCGGCAAGTCAACCTTTTTGCGTACCTTAAACCGGATGAACGATCTTATCGAGGGAGTACGGATAGAGGGAACGGTTTTACTGGACGGCCGGGATATCTACGCCCCCGATGTGGATGTGGTTTACTTACGCAAACGAGTCGGGATGGTCTTCCAGCGTCCGAATCCCTTTCCCATGTCGGTGTATGATAACGTGGCGTACGGCCCGAGGGTTCACGGTATCAAGAATAAGCGGCTGTTGGACGAAATTGTGGAAAGGAGCCTGCGGAACGCGGCCCTGTGGGATGAGGTGCAGGACCGCTTATTTAAATCGGCCCTGGGCCTTTCCGGTGGCCAGCAGCAACGCCTCTGCATTGCCCGCCTCCTGGCGGTGGAACCGGAAGTGCTGCTGATGGACGAACCCAGTTCCGCCCTGGATCCCATTTCCACTCTCAAAATAGAAGAGCTGATCCAGGTGCTGAAGAAAGATTACACCATTGTGATTGTGACCCACAATATGCAGCAGGCCGCCCGGGTTTCGGACATTACCGCGTATTTTTTAAACGGCGAACTGGTGGAATGGGGGACGACGGATGAAATCTTTACCCGTCCCAAAGATCAGCGTACGGAAGATTATATTACCGGTCGATTTGGTTAGGACTTTGAGGTTTGCCGTTCACCTGCGAATTTTGGCGCAAAGGACGAAAACTTGCATGTTTTTGCGGGAGGGATGACCGTGAGTCCCCGTTCTTCCTTTGATAAAGCCCTGGCTGAACTCCAGCAGGATATCCTGCGCATGGCCAGTCTGGTGGAACAGGCCATTTATGATGCGGTGCAATCCCTGGTCAAGCTCGACGTGGCAAGTGCGGCCCAGGTAATCATGGGCGATGAGATGATCGATGAACTTTACCTGGAAATTGAAGATAAATGCGTAAAATTAATTGCCACCCAGCAACCCATTGCCCGGGATTTGCGGGTGGCCATCACCGGGATCAAGATTCTTTTGAGTCTGGAACGGATGGCCGATCATGCGGTGGATATCGCCCGGGCCACCATGTGTTTGAGCGGGCAGCCTTTGACGGTAAAATGCCTGGAATATATTCCTCAAATGGGACGGCTTGCCCAGCAAATGGTCAAAGATGGACTGGATGCCTATGTTAATGGTGATGTCCAAAAGGCCAGGGAGATGTGTGCCCTGGATGATGAAGTGGACTATATCTTTGCTAGAGTCTTCCGGGAACTGATCAACGGCATGATAGAGAATCCCAAAACAGTGATGCAATCGGCCTACCTTCTTTACGTCAGTCGCTACCTGGAAAGGATTGCCGACCATGCCACCAATATTGGAGAGGCCGTCATCTACCTGGTCACGGGTGAACGCCGGGAACTGAACTAATTTTCTTACCCGGGCGCCAGTTGCCGGTTCTTTTTTCGCAGGATTTGCACCAAGAGCCGTCGAATAAAACAAGTTACGCATCTTTATCTGAATCTTGGCAGGTGACGGGGTTGATCTCCCTGCTCCGGGCCAGAAAAATATTCCCTTTGTCGATCCTTTCTCTGGTGGTTCTTTTTTTCCTCTGGTGGCTGGGAAATCGCACCTGGTACCTGGTCGAGACACGGCTGGTCAGGGTGGAATGGTTGGAGGAGGACAAGGTTTCCCGTACCATTACCACCTCCGGCTGGCTGATTAAGGAAGAGCAACTGCTTCCCTCACCGGGAAGGGGCCAGTTAAGGCTGCTGGTAAGTGACGGGCAGCGGGTGCGGGCCGGAGGAGCGGTGGCAGAGATCCTTCTGGCTGATAATGGTAACGATGGAAGAAAGATAGTTGTTTATGCACCCCGGGGAGGGGTTTTTTGCAACCATATCGATGGACTGGAAAAGGTATTGCGGCCTGGAAATGCATTAGAAATGGAGGCCGTGGAAAAACTGGGGACAAAATCCGCTTCCCCCGGTACGGGGAACCGGGTAGAAAAAGGGGAACCCGTAGGCAAGTTGGTGGACAACCTGTCCGGCATATGGTACTGGTGCCGCGTTCCCCGGGAGGAAGCCGGAGCTGGAAGATGGTCTTCCGGGCAGCCGGTGGTCGTTCTATGGCAGGGGCGGCAAATGCGCGCCCGGTTGGAGAAAATTACCGGGGAAGAGATGCTCTTTCTGTTATCCGTTTATCCCGGCGACCTGGTCCACCAGCGCCAGGTCCAGCTGGAGCTGGTGACGGGAGAAGTGGCCGGTTTTCTGGTCCCTCCCCGGGCGGTGGTGGAGCGGGACGGGCAACCCGGGATTTATGTCATTTCCCGGCGCCGGGCCACCTGGGTGCCCGTTCAGGTTCTGGGTGAAACGTCAGGACGGGTGGTTATTTCCGGCCAGAGTCTATCTACCCGCACCCGCTATGTGACCAACCCTTTCTGGGTCCGGGAGGGAGACAGGCTGGAATGAGAGCTGGGGGGAAAGATATTGGGAGTCAGGGAAAACCTTTCTCATGTAATTGAGCAGGTGACAAAAGCGGCAAAAAAGGCCGGCCGGGATCCCGGCTCGGTTAAGCTGGTAGCAGTGACTAAAAATGTTTCCGTCGACATTATGCGGGAAGCGCTGGCAGCAGGAATAAATGCCTTTGGGGAGAACCGGGTGCAGGAACTGGTGGCCAAACACCCCCAGCTGCCGGTTGATGTGGAATGGCACCTTATCGGCCATCTGCAAACGAATAAGGTTAAATATATTATCGGCAAGGTACACCTGATCCATTCCCTGGACAGCTGGCGCCTGGCCCGGGAAATCAGCCGCCGGGCCCAGGAGCGGGGTTTAACGGTGGAAGTGCTGGTACAGGTAAATATATCCGGGGAAGAAACCAAATACGGTTTACCCCCCGGGGAGGTGAGGAGCTTTGTTGCGGGGGTGGCGGAGCTTCCCGGTATTCGCGTACGCGGATTAATGACCATTGCTCCCCTGGTCTCCGATCCCGAACAGGCAAGGCCGATCTTCAGGGAACTGTATCAAATGGCCAGCTGGCTTAAACAAGAGCTGCCGGAGTTACCGCTGGATTTTTTGTCTATGGGGATGAGCAACGATTTTACGGTGGCCGTAGAAGAAGGGGCAAATATAATTCGGGTGGGTAGCGCCATTTTTGGACCTCGACCAAACCCAAGGAGGGATAACCATGGCGAAAAAATTGGTGGATAAAGTACTCGGTTTTATGGGCTTTGAAGAGGAGCCCCTGGAGGAAGAGGAAAAGGAGCGCTTCCGGGAAGAAGATTCTGTGCCCCAGGTGAAGCGCAAGGGGCAGGTATTCAGCTTACACACCCAGCGCCAGGTGCGGGTTATTGTGGCAGAACCCCGGGCTTTTGAAGATGTGCAGAGCATCGCTGAACATTTAAAAAACCGCCGCCCGGTGGTGGTTAATCTGGAGAGGGCTGAAAGCGAGCTGGCCAGGCGCGTGGTGGATTTTGTCAGCGGAGCTACATACGCCCTGAACGGGAACATGCAAAAGGTGGGCAACGGAATTTTTCTCTTTGTACCCAGTAATATGGATATAGCCGGTGACATTAAAGAATATGGAGAGCGGGGGATTTTCTCCTGGATGGACGAGTAAAGGGGGGTATTCCTTTTGCCATTGACAGGACTTGCCATTGGCTGCCTGGGGGGCGGGGCCATGGCCCAGGCCTTGCTCACAGGATTAATTAAAAGCGGTCTTCAGGCCCGGAATCTGTATGTAAGCGATACCCGCCGGGATCGACTGGAGTTTTTGCACCGGGAGCTGGGTGTACATACGCGGGAGAGCAACAAGGATCTAGTAAAGGAATCAGATGTGGTTATTCTAGCGGTTAAACCTCAAGTAGTAGAGGAGGTTTTGAAAGAAACAGGGGGCATATTTCAGCCCCAGCAAACCCTCATTTCCATTGCCGC
Coding sequences within it:
- a CDS encoding YggS family pyridoxal phosphate-dependent enzyme gives rise to the protein MGVRENLSHVIEQVTKAAKKAGRDPGSVKLVAVTKNVSVDIMREALAAGINAFGENRVQELVAKHPQLPVDVEWHLIGHLQTNKVKYIIGKVHLIHSLDSWRLAREISRRAQERGLTVEVLVQVNISGEETKYGLPPGEVRSFVAGVAELPGIRVRGLMTIAPLVSDPEQARPIFRELYQMASWLKQELPELPLDFLSMGMSNDFTVAVEEGANIIRVGSAIFGPRPNPRRDNHGEKIGG
- a CDS encoding cell division protein SepF, which encodes MAKKLVDKVLGFMGFEEEPLEEEEKERFREEDSVPQVKRKGQVFSLHTQRQVRVIVAEPRAFEDVQSIAEHLKNRRPVVVNLERAESELARRVVDFVSGATYALNGNMQKVGNGIFLFVPSNMDIAGDIKEYGERGIFSWMDE
- the phoU gene encoding phosphate signaling complex protein PhoU, encoding MSPRSSFDKALAELQQDILRMASLVEQAIYDAVQSLVKLDVASAAQVIMGDEMIDELYLEIEDKCVKLIATQQPIARDLRVAITGIKILLSLERMADHAVDIARATMCLSGQPLTVKCLEYIPQMGRLAQQMVKDGLDAYVNGDVQKAREMCALDDEVDYIFARVFRELINGMIENPKTVMQSAYLLYVSRYLERIADHATNIGEAVIYLVTGERRELN
- a CDS encoding HlyD family efflux transporter periplasmic adaptor subunit yields the protein MTGLISLLRARKIFPLSILSLVVLFFLWWLGNRTWYLVETRLVRVEWLEEDKVSRTITTSGWLIKEEQLLPSPGRGQLRLLVSDGQRVRAGGAVAEILLADNGNDGRKIVVYAPRGGVFCNHIDGLEKVLRPGNALEMEAVEKLGTKSASPGTGNRVEKGEPVGKLVDNLSGIWYWCRVPREEAGAGRWSSGQPVVVLWQGRQMRARLEKITGEEMLFLLSVYPGDLVHQRQVQLELVTGEVAGFLVPPRAVVERDGQPGIYVISRRRATWVPVQVLGETSGRVVISGQSLSTRTRYVTNPFWVREGDRLE